The following are encoded together in the Magnetospirillum gryphiswaldense MSR-1 v2 genome:
- a CDS encoding bacteriohemerythrin, whose translation MQWMESLAVGDPLIDAQHRAFFDEVGAVVLALADGASRAVVQRFHRDFIISLARHFRDEELLLSRIHYPDLDHHQAEHRALMASVTALAEILASADSLAEMMVVVRNTITTLIEHMALEDMRYRRYVSQPQAERW comes from the coding sequence ATGCAATGGATGGAATCCCTGGCGGTGGGCGATCCGCTGATCGACGCCCAGCACCGCGCTTTCTTCGATGAAGTGGGCGCGGTGGTGCTGGCCTTGGCCGACGGAGCCTCGCGCGCGGTGGTCCAGCGCTTTCACCGCGACTTCATCATCAGTCTGGCCCGGCACTTCCGCGACGAGGAATTGCTGCTGAGCCGCATCCATTATCCTGACCTCGATCACCATCAGGCCGAACACCGGGCGCTGATGGCCTCGGTGACGGCTTTGGCGGAAATTTTGGCGTCCGCCGATTCCCTGGCCGAGATGATGGTGGTGGTGCGCAACACCATAACCACCTTGATCGAACACATGGCACTTGAGGATATGCGCTATCGCCGCTATGTCAGTCAGCCACAGGCAGAACGCTGGTGA
- the fmt gene encoding methionyl-tRNA formyltransferase, with protein MRLAFMGTPDFSVAILSALLDAGHDVVCVYAQPPRPAGRGHKEQLTPVHAFAAQHGIEVRIPKSLKSEAEQQAFRALDLDAAVVAAYGLILPQAILDAPRRGCLNVHASLLPRWRGAAPIQRAILAGDAETGVTIMQMDAGLDTGAMLLVESLPITADTNAASLHDALAVLGARLIVDALARYDDLPQVKQPEEGVTYAHKLAKDEGRLDWNRPAVELERQVRGLTPWPGVWCQVGEERLKVLAAGLAEGSGAPGTVLDDSLLVACGSGALRLLRVQRAGKGPMEAADLLRGFAIPRGSILA; from the coding sequence ATGCGTCTGGCCTTCATGGGGACACCGGATTTCTCGGTCGCCATCCTGTCGGCGCTGCTGGATGCCGGCCATGACGTGGTCTGCGTCTATGCGCAGCCGCCGCGTCCCGCCGGGCGCGGCCATAAGGAGCAATTGACTCCGGTCCATGCCTTCGCCGCCCAGCATGGTATCGAGGTGCGGATTCCGAAATCGCTGAAATCCGAGGCCGAGCAACAGGCTTTCCGCGCCCTTGACCTGGACGCGGCGGTGGTTGCCGCCTATGGCTTGATCCTGCCGCAAGCCATCCTCGACGCCCCGCGCCGGGGCTGCCTCAACGTACATGCCTCGCTCCTGCCGCGCTGGCGCGGCGCGGCGCCGATCCAGCGCGCCATCCTGGCCGGCGATGCCGAGACCGGGGTGACCATCATGCAGATGGATGCCGGCCTGGATACCGGCGCCATGCTGCTGGTGGAAAGCCTGCCGATCACCGCCGACACCAACGCCGCCTCCTTGCACGATGCCCTGGCAGTGCTGGGCGCGCGGCTGATCGTCGATGCCTTGGCCCGCTATGACGACCTGCCTCAGGTGAAACAACCGGAAGAGGGTGTCACCTATGCCCATAAGCTGGCCAAGGATGAGGGCCGGCTGGACTGGAACCGTCCGGCGGTGGAGTTGGAACGTCAGGTGCGTGGCCTGACCCCGTGGCCGGGCGTGTGGTGTCAGGTGGGCGAGGAACGCTTGAAGGTTCTCGCCGCCGGTCTGGCCGAAGGGTCGGGGGCACCGGGGACGGTGCTGGACGATTCCCTGTTGGTGGCTTGCGGCAGCGGCGCCTTGCGGCTGCTGCGGGTGCAGCGGGCCGGCAAGGGGCCGATGGAGGCGGCGGACCTGCTGCGCGGTTTCGCCATCCCCCGGGGCAGCATTCTGGCCTGA
- the def gene encoding peptide deformylase → MAVLSILTAPDPRLKQKAAVVADVDASIRTLMDDMLETMYAAPGIGLAAPQVAVGKRVIVADIGRSEDDRQPVRMVNPEIVWVSDDDNTYEEGCLSVPEHYAAVVRPRAIRVRYRDETGTHQEIDADGLLATVLQHEMDHLDGILFIDHLSSLKRNMILRKLLKAKKDAG, encoded by the coding sequence ATGGCCGTTCTGTCCATTTTGACCGCTCCCGATCCGCGCCTGAAGCAAAAGGCGGCGGTGGTCGCTGATGTTGACGCGTCCATCCGCACGCTGATGGATGACATGCTGGAGACCATGTATGCCGCTCCCGGCATCGGTCTGGCGGCGCCGCAGGTGGCGGTGGGCAAGCGGGTCATCGTCGCCGATATCGGCCGGTCCGAGGACGATCGCCAGCCGGTGCGCATGGTTAACCCGGAAATCGTCTGGGTTTCCGACGACGATAACACCTATGAAGAGGGCTGCCTGTCGGTGCCCGAACATTACGCCGCCGTGGTGCGCCCACGCGCCATCCGCGTCCGCTATAGGGATGAAACCGGCACGCACCAGGAAATCGACGCCGACGGCCTGCTGGCCACGGTGTTGCAGCACGAGATGGATCACCTGGACGGCATCTTGTTCATCGATCATCTGTCGTCGCTCAAGCGCAACATGATCCTGCGCAAGCTGCTGAAGGCCAAGAAGGACGCGGGCTGA
- a CDS encoding methyl-accepting chemotaxis protein yields MALTIKSRLALLWALAVAGLAIMGLIVLNTHDSMESSSRETHNRIEDLGVLSMLNDDLIRLTLAAMDSIIDREQGSIAPDRLVLIEQLSANLKANGRKAAAVADTPAEKAALVGLEQNLDHLLRLIGTDLRRAIESKADKSEFDRLDDEIDQASGKVEEPLAFVNESLGKELDGAIREQEETAAKALRNGIVIFCISLAVLSLLSLWLVRSIIGPLGRLTSTMDVLADGKRDVQIPGVEAQDEVGAMARSVEVFRQGLLQADSLQAEQEKSKEQAEAQRRQGLLHLAESFERDVSGVAGTVVQSAEQMKTTAETLADSSDESGRTVTALASAAQQTAGNVETVAAASEELAASIAEISRQLAASSVEAANAARDAQHVNQLAGSLAEVAQRIGNVVGLITEIASQTNLLALNATIEAARAGEAGKGFAVVANEVKSLANQTSKATTEISAQVSQVQSASSQVVAGIAGISNTIDQISGIAAGVAGAVEEQGAATAEIARSIQQAAAGTAEVTRNVERMTQVVEQVSIGASQVLDAAHTLIGNSATLSSQVDNFLTEVRGS; encoded by the coding sequence ATGGCGCTGACCATCAAAAGTCGTTTGGCGTTGCTGTGGGCCTTGGCCGTTGCCGGTCTGGCGATCATGGGACTGATCGTCCTCAATACGCATGATTCCATGGAAAGCTCATCGCGTGAGACTCATAACCGGATCGAGGATCTGGGGGTGTTGTCCATGCTCAACGACGACCTGATCCGCCTGACCCTGGCGGCCATGGATTCCATCATCGACCGCGAGCAAGGCAGTATCGCCCCCGATCGTCTGGTTTTGATCGAACAATTGTCGGCCAATCTGAAGGCCAATGGTCGCAAGGCGGCGGCCGTCGCCGACACGCCCGCGGAAAAAGCCGCCCTCGTCGGATTGGAACAAAATCTCGATCACCTGCTGCGTCTGATCGGCACCGATCTGCGCCGGGCCATCGAGAGCAAGGCGGACAAGAGCGAATTCGACCGCCTGGATGACGAAATCGATCAGGCCAGCGGCAAGGTGGAAGAGCCTTTGGCCTTCGTCAACGAATCCCTGGGTAAGGAATTGGATGGCGCCATCCGCGAGCAGGAGGAAACCGCCGCCAAGGCGTTGCGCAACGGTATCGTGATTTTCTGCATCAGCTTGGCGGTGTTGTCGCTGCTGTCGTTGTGGCTGGTCCGCAGCATCATTGGCCCGCTGGGCCGATTGACCTCCACCATGGATGTTCTGGCCGACGGCAAAAGGGATGTCCAAATTCCCGGTGTCGAGGCCCAGGACGAGGTCGGCGCCATGGCCCGTTCGGTCGAGGTGTTCCGCCAGGGATTGCTGCAGGCCGATTCGTTGCAGGCCGAGCAGGAAAAAAGCAAGGAACAGGCGGAAGCTCAGCGCCGTCAGGGGCTGTTGCATCTGGCTGAAAGTTTCGAGCGCGATGTCAGCGGTGTCGCCGGTACGGTGGTGCAATCGGCCGAGCAGATGAAAACCACCGCCGAGACCCTGGCCGACAGTTCCGATGAATCGGGGCGGACGGTCACCGCCCTGGCCAGTGCCGCCCAGCAGACCGCCGGCAATGTGGAAACGGTGGCCGCCGCCTCGGAAGAGCTGGCCGCCTCCATCGCCGAGATTTCACGGCAATTGGCGGCATCCTCGGTCGAGGCGGCCAATGCCGCCCGCGACGCCCAGCACGTCAACCAATTGGCCGGCTCTCTGGCCGAGGTGGCGCAGCGCATCGGTAACGTGGTCGGCCTGATCACCGAAATCGCCAGCCAAACCAATCTGTTGGCGCTCAACGCCACCATCGAGGCGGCGCGTGCCGGCGAGGCCGGCAAGGGCTTCGCCGTGGTCGCCAACGAAGTGAAGTCCCTGGCCAACCAGACATCGAAAGCCACCACCGAGATCAGCGCCCAGGTCAGTCAGGTGCAATCGGCTTCGTCCCAGGTGGTGGCCGGCATCGCCGGAATCAGCAACACCATCGACCAGATCAGCGGTATCGCCGCCGGGGTGGCCGGGGCGGTGGAGGAGCAAGGCGCCGCCACCGCCGAAATCGCCCGCTCGATCCAGCAGGCCGCCGCCGGCACCGCCGAGGTGACCCGCAATGTCGAGCGCATGACCCAGGTGGTGGAACAGGTCAGCATCGGTGCGTCGCAGGTCTTGGATGCCGCCCATACCCTGATCGGCAATTCCGCCACCTTGTCGTCACAGGTGGACAATTTCCTGACCGAGGTCCGTGGCTCATGA
- a CDS encoding DsrE/DsrF/DrsH-like family protein encodes MPAADKTAPDKLSIVVFSGDFDKIHYALVMAAAAVASNTPVTLFFTMWAGRALERDQAWRRLKCSDGSGAADLDAQFQSRNVADFETLLEACVALGVTFMVCEMGLKALGMDPDDLRPDVPVAKGGVVTFLADASKDGAMVFV; translated from the coding sequence ATGCCTGCGGCTGACAAGACCGCGCCCGACAAATTGTCCATCGTCGTCTTTTCCGGCGATTTCGACAAAATCCATTACGCCTTGGTGATGGCGGCGGCGGCGGTGGCCTCGAACACGCCGGTCACCTTGTTTTTCACCATGTGGGCGGGCCGCGCCCTGGAGCGCGATCAGGCGTGGCGGCGGCTGAAATGTTCCGACGGATCGGGCGCCGCCGATTTGGATGCCCAGTTCCAGTCCCGGAACGTCGCCGATTTCGAGACCCTGCTGGAGGCCTGCGTCGCCTTGGGCGTCACCTTCATGGTCTGTGAAATGGGGCTGAAGGCTTTGGGCATGGACCCCGATGATCTGCGCCCCGACGTGCCGGTGGCCAAGGGGGGTGTCGTCACCTTTCTGGCCGATGCCAGCAAGGACGGCGCCATGGTTTTCGTCTGA
- a CDS encoding HesA/MoeB/ThiF family protein has product MDFREDQIQRYARHIILPEVGGVGQAKLLNSRVLVIGAGGLGSPVIQYLAAAGVGTIGVVDDDVVDLSNLQRQILHTTASVGRAKVDSAVDAVAALNPDVKIIPIRARLDKDNAAAIIADYPVVADGSDNFATRFLVNDACRFAGATLVSAAILRFDGQLSTFRPDGPCYRCIYAEEPPEGAIPSCSSAGVLGAMAGTLGAMQATEVLKEILGIGDSMAGRLLIYDALSVAFRTVRVKRDPGCPLCGDHPIITDLSGHGSTAHACG; this is encoded by the coding sequence GCGAAGACCAGATCCAGCGTTATGCCCGCCACATCATCTTGCCGGAAGTGGGCGGAGTGGGCCAAGCCAAGCTGCTGAACTCCCGCGTGCTGGTCATCGGTGCCGGCGGTTTGGGCTCGCCGGTGATCCAGTATCTGGCGGCGGCGGGGGTGGGGACCATCGGCGTGGTCGACGACGACGTGGTCGATCTGTCCAACCTGCAACGGCAAATCCTGCACACCACCGCCAGCGTCGGACGGGCAAAGGTGGACAGCGCTGTTGACGCGGTGGCCGCGCTTAACCCGGATGTGAAAATCATCCCGATCCGCGCCCGTCTGGATAAGGATAACGCTGCCGCCATCATCGCCGATTATCCGGTGGTGGCCGATGGCTCCGACAATTTCGCCACCCGTTTCCTGGTCAACGATGCCTGTCGTTTCGCCGGCGCCACCTTGGTGTCGGCGGCCATCCTGCGCTTTGACGGCCAGCTTTCCACCTTCCGCCCCGACGGCCCCTGTTATCGCTGCATCTATGCCGAGGAGCCGCCGGAAGGCGCCATCCCCAGTTGTTCGTCGGCGGGCGTGCTGGGGGCTATGGCCGGTACCCTGGGGGCCATGCAGGCGACCGAGGTGTTGAAGGAAATCTTGGGCATCGGCGACAGCATGGCCGGGCGGCTGCTGATCTATGACGCGCTGTCGGTGGCCTTTCGCACCGTGCGGGTCAAGCGCGACCCCGGCTGTCCGCTATGCGGCGACCATCCGATCATCACCGATCTGTCCGGGCATGGGAGCACGGCCCATGCCTGCGGCTGA